The Bradyrhizobium barranii subsp. barranii genome segment GCCTCGGCGGAATGCGCCTCGCCGCCGTCGGCGGAGGCGATCGAGGCCGTGAAGAAATATTTCAATTCGAATGTGCCGCGATTTGTCGCCATGTACTTGTTGGCGGTGACGCGCGACACCGTGGATTCATGCATCTGGATGGCGTCGGCAACGGCCTTCAGATTCAGCGGCCGCAGATGCGCCACGCCGTGGGTGAAGAAGCCGTCCTGCTGGCGCACGATCTCCGTCGCAACTTTCAGGATGGTGCGGGCGCGCTGATCGAGCGCGCGCACCAGCCAGGTCGCGTTCTGGAGCGCGTCGGTGAAATAGGACTTGTCGCCGTCCTTGCCGATCTTCTTCGACAGCTGGGAATAATAGGTCTGGTTGACCAGCACGCGCGGCAAGGTGTCGCTGTTGAGCTCGACATGCCAGCCGCCATCCGGGCCCGGGCGGACATAGACGTCGGGCACCATGGTCTGCAGCCGCGCCGAGCCGAACTTCATGCCGGGCTTGGGATTGAGGCGGCGGATCTCGCCGATCATGTCGGCGATGTCCTCGTCGTCGACGCCGCAGAGCTTGCGCAGCGAAGCGATGTCGCGCTTCGCGAGCAGATCGAGGTGCTCGACGAGGGCCTGCATCGCCGGATCGTAGCGGTCGAGCTCGCGGAGCTGGATCGCCAGGCATTCGCTCAAATTGCGCGCACAGACGCCGGGCGGATCGAATTTTTGCAGCACGGCAAGGACGTCCTCGACGTCGGCTTGCGATGCGCCAAGGCGCTCGGCGGCCTGGCCGAGATCCGGCGGCAGATAGCCGGCCTCGTCGACGAGGTCGATCAGGTACTGGCCGATCATGCGCTGCGCCGGGCCGGTGAAGGCGACCGAGAGCTGCTCGGCAAGATGGTCGCCGAGCGTGATCTCCGCGGCAACGAAGGCTTCGAGATTGTAGTCCTCGTCGCCGGAGGCACCGCCGCCCCATTCGGTATAGGTGGTCGGCGCCGCATCCTGGGCGTTGCGCGCGGCGGCCTCGGCCGGTTCCTCGGAGAAGACGTTGTCCAGGCCCGTGTCCAGGGTCTGCTCGATCTCGGCGCGGGTGCCGAGATCCTTGCTCATCCATTCTTCCTGGCCCGGCTCGAACGCCTCGCCCGGACCGCCGCCCGGCTCGTCGTTGTGGCCACCGTCGGAATCGCTGAACTGGCTGGTCTCGGCCGGGGCTTCACCGGCGGGCGGCTCGTCGTTGGCCCGCTCCAGCAGGGGGTTCCGCTCGAGTTCCTCTTCCACGAAGGTCGTGAGATCGAGATTGGACAATTGCAGCAGCTTGATCGCCTGCATCAGCTGCGGCGTCATGACCAGCGACTGCGATTGCCGGAACTCTAATCTCTGCGTGAGCGCCATGAAGCAAGAACCGATCCCAAAAGTTGGTCCGATTTTTGCTTATCCTAGTCTTGGCACGATGTACACGGCTTGACGAACGGGAAAAAAGGGCTAGAGGCGGAATTCCTCGCCAAGGTAAAGCCGGCGAACGTCGGGATCGGCGACGATCTCATCCGGGCTACCCTCGGTCAAGATTTCACCGGCATAGACGATATAGGCGCGATCGGTCAGGCCGAGCGTCTCGCGCACATTGTGGTCGGTGATCAGCACACCGATGCCGCGGTTGGTGAGATGGCGGACGAGGTCCTGAATGTCGCCGACCGCGATCGGATCGATGCCCGCGAAAGGCTCGTCGAGCAGCATGTAGTTCGGACGCGTCGCCAGCGCGCGCGCGATCTCGACGCGGCGGCGCTCGCCGCCCGACAGCGCGATCGACGGCGATTTCCGCAAGCGCGTGATGTTGAATTCGTCGAGCAGCGAGTCGAGCTGCTGCTCGCGCTTCTTGCGCGAGGGCTCGACCACTTCGAGCACGGCGCGGATGTTCTGCTCGACGGTGAGGCCGCGAAAGATCGAGGCTTCCTGCGGCAGATAGCCGATGCCGAGCCGCGCGCGCTGATACATCGGCAGCTTGGTGACGTCGTGGCCGTCGAGCTCGATCGCGCCGCGATCGGGCTTGATCAGGCCGGTGATCATGTAGAACACGGTGGTCTTGCCGGCGCCGTTCGGGCCGAGCAGGCCGACCGCTTCGCCGCGGCGCACATAGATGCTGACGCCGCGCACCACCTGGCGGCTGCCGAAACTCTTTTCCACGCTATGCACAGCCAGGAAACCCGGCCGCTTCAGAAGCTGCGGTCCGCCGGCGCCGTTGGGCCTGCTGGCGGCCCTCACGGGATGCACCGCCTGGGCACGCGGCGGCTCGGTCTGGTAGTCGGCTTGGTAGTCGGCCTGGAAATGGTCGGGCGCGCGCATCTGGTCGCGGGCGATCGGCGATGCATCCCGCACCGGGCTGGGCACGAGACCGCCGACGCTGTCACCGAGGGCGGTGATGTCCTGGCGCGCAAATCCTGGCCGGCCGCGCTTGGCGGGGCGCCGACGGAACATGCTGAAGAGATCGACCATCCCGCCTTCTAGCCTTTCACGACAATCCTGCGCGATGATCCGCGCCTGATCCCGCGATCTGCCGCACCGGCCTTGCGATTCGCCAGCACAGCATGAGTGAAGGGATGTCTCATGCCCAGTGAAACACGCCCGAAAAGCGGCGAAACCCGCTTGGAAAGCCCTTCGCGCTAGATACAGCCTCGCCGGGCAAGCTTCAACCTCGGATCGGGAGAATCTGGCCCAAGCGCTTGAAGTTACTTCAGGAATTTACTTTTGTTTGCCTGCGCCGGGCAATTGCAGAGGCGGCGCCGGAGCGGGCTTGCCCGGGCTCCCCGATCCGCAATCATTGCTGCCGCCCTGCGGCAGCAATGCCTGCACCCTGCCGCTGTCGGATTCCACCCGCGAGACGCCCGTGGTCATGTCGACCGCCAGACGATCGCCGCGCAGCACGTTCCTGCACTGCGTGAGGACGACGCCGCCGAGCATGGTGATGAGGTTGGTTTTGGTGTCGAACACGGCGGTCTCGCCTGTTACCACCTGGTCCTTCTGGGTGACGACGACATTGCCGCGCGCTTCCAGCCGCTTGATCGAGGAGCTGCCACCCGGCCCCGGCTGCGCCGACTGCATCGGCGCACCCTTGGTCCCCTTCGCCGCGGGCTGCGGCGCGGCCGGCTTGTCGCCGCCGCCGGAGTCGTAAAACACCACGAGCGTCTTCGACGTCATGGTGGTGTCGCCCTGGATGACCTTCACATTGCCGGAGAAGGTTGCCTCCTTTTTCTTGTCGCGCATCTCGAGCGAGGCGGCTTCGATCTGGATCGGCTGGTCGCGGTTTTGCGAAAAGCCCTGCATTGCGTTGGGCACGCCCTGCATCGTGCTCTGTGCGACGGCCGCACCGGTTGCGACCAGCGCAACAGTGGCGGCGAGCGCAGCCGCACCGAGAATGGCGCACCGCTTGTCTTCGTTGCGCGAAAAGAATCTCACCATGAAAATCACTTTGAATTGGCAGACTTGTTCTGAGGCGTGCGTGTCTTCACCGGCGGCGCGGGCTGCTCGGCCGGCGCAGGCTGGGCAGCGGCGGGGTCATCCAGCTTGTCCAGATGCATCACCACATTGCCCTCGAAGCGGATGACGTCGCCGCCTTCCGTGATCCGCAGCCGGTCGGCGGTCAGCGTTCCGTTGGTCAGCTTGACGTCGACATGCTCATCCGAGGAGACCGTTCCCTTGCCCATGTCGACGAAGGCCGAGTTCAGCCGCGCCTCATAGCCGGACGAGGTGCGCAGGAAGATGTCCTTGTGCAGGTCGAGCTGCTGCTGCTTGTTGTCGAAGCGGCCGGTGCGCGCATCGAGCAGCAAAGTGGATTTGTCTTCCATCAGCACCTTTGCGCGCAAATCGTTGAGATCGACATGATCGGGGTCGGTGATGTCCTGCGTCGCGGTCTTGGCCCAGAGCTCGTAGGGCCGCTGGTCCGGGGTGAAGCCGGACATATGCGGCGTTTCCATCGTGATCTTGGTGCCCGTCACCACGAGATTTCCGGAGTCGAGCTTCACGGGGATCTGGAAGGGATTGAGGAAGGTCGAGACGGCGACGATCGCGGCCATGGACGCAGCCACCGTCACCGGCACCGCGATGCGCAGAATCCGCACCAGGCGGCTGTGGCGCGCCGCGCTGGCAAACTTCGCCGCAAGCGCGGCGTCGTAGGTTGGATTCTGGGCCGAATTCACCTGAGCTCCCGAGGTGTCGCTCGTCTCGTCCGGTTGACGGGCGCACGCCATAGTATCCGGCGCCGCCTGAATATGCAGCCTGCGACAGGCCGCACGAAAGTGTCCGAAACGGGGCGGCAGCCCTAAGCTAACAGCGGCCCGAGGCCTCAGGAATGCGCGAAAATGTCCTCTTCCGCCCAGCCCTGGAGATCGAGCAGAGCGCGGGTCGGCAGGAAGTCGAAACAGGCTTTTGCCAGCGCGGTGCGGCCTTCCCGCACCAGCATGGCGTCGAGCCGCTCGCGCAGGGCATGAAGGTGCAGCACGTCGGAGGCGGCGTAGGCGAGCTGCGGCTCGGTCAGGCTGTCGGAACCCCAGTCGCTGGATTGCTGCTGCTTGGAGAGGTCGACATTGAGCACCTCGCGCACGAGGTCCTTGAGGCCATGCCGGTCGGTGTAGGTGCGGGTCAGGCGGGAGGCAATCTTGGTGCAATAAATCGGGCCGGTCATGACGCCGAACGTCTCGTACAGCACCGCGACGTCGAACCGCGCGAAGTGGAAGATCTTCGTGATCCCGGGATTGGCCAGCAGGGCCTTCAGGTTCGGCGCGTCGGTGTAGCCCTTGGGGATCTGCACGACGTCGGCGCTGCCGTCGCCGGGCGAGAGCTGCACCACGCAGAGCCGGTCGCGGTGCGGGTTCAGCCCCATGGTCTCGGTGTCGATCGCCACCGCTCCGGTGTAGCGGGACAGGTCGGGCAGGTCGCCGCGATGCAGGCGTACGGTCATGGCGTTTCAAAACCTCAATCGAATTGGTCGGTCGGCATCATAAGCTAATCGGATTGCCCGCGATGTAGCCACTGGCGGCGGGCGGCGCAAGCGGCAGCTGTTCCCGCCGGGGCGCGGTCAGATCGCCGCCAGCATGATGCAGATCATCGCCGCCACCGTCGTGCGGCTGGCACCATCGCGAAAAGTGTAGAGAATCGGGTCGTCGGGCATCTCGCGGCGATGGGCCATCATCAGGGCGCGGCCGAACCAGTAGAGCAGCAGCGGATTGAGCAGCCACAGCATCCAGGGACGGCTGTAGAGCGGCGTCACGGCGGAGGAGGAGACGTAGAGCGAGAACACGGTCACCGCGTTCATGGCGCTGGCCGCCGCCATCGCGCCGATGATGTGCAGGTCGGTGATCCTGTAATCGCGGTTGGAGGGATCCGCGAGGCCGGCGCTCTCGCGCATGCTGAGCTCGCTGAAGCGCTTGATCAGGGCGAGCGAGGTGAACACGAACAGCGAGAAGATCAAGAGCCATTCCGACAGCACCACGCCGACGCCGACCGCGCCGGCGATGATGCGCAGCGTGTAGAGGCCGGCGAGCGTCACGACGTCGACCAGCATCTTGCGCTTGAGCGCGAGCGAATAGGCGATCGTGGTGGCGAGATAGCCACCGAGCACGCCGAGGAACAAAGGCGAGATGCAGAGGCTGGCGGCGATCGCGAGCAGCCACAGCGCGGGAATCGCAAGCAGCGCCGAGGACATCGGCAGCCGACCTGCCGCCAGCGCGCGATGGCGCTTGGTCGGATGCTGCCGATCGGCTGAGAGATCGAGCAGATCGTTCATCAGATAGGCACCCGACGCGCAGGCCGAGAACGCGAGGAACGCCAGCAACGCGTAGCCGAGCGTCGCAAGATTCATCTGATGCGCCGTGATCGCCGGCACGAATACCAGCGTGTTCTTGGCGTATTGATAGACGCGCAGCGCCTGCGCCCAGGTCTTAAGGCTGGCACGGCTGCTGCCGCGCGTCTCGATGCGCTCCATGGAGGCGCGGTCGAACGGCAGCCGGTCAGCCGCCACGAGATCGGCCGGCGCAACGACGCCATCGAACCCGAGATGCGCGGCAATGCCCGCCGCATGGTGCGCAAACCGGCCGGCCACCAGATAGATTGCCTCGCCCCGCGCCCGTGCCGCCAGGGCCTGGTTCAGCACGTCGGCGTCATAGGGCAGATGGGCGTAGTCGAGCTCGGCCTGCGCCAGGATATCGGTGAGCGCCGCCATGCCCGGGCGTCCGCCCGCGCCGAAGCGGGCCAGCATCCGGCCGGGGCTGGAGAACAGCGCTTCCAGCAGCAGCTCGGACCGCAGCAGGGCGCCTTCGAGATCGATGACAAGCGTCCGCGCCGCGGCGAGGGTCACCGACGGTGTGGGGACGCCCGAATCGTAGTGCCAGGCAGGCTGCTCCATCCGAAAACGCTCTATTGGCCGCAACATGACCGGCCTTGAGGCCGGGGAGCAGGGAAATGGACGGCCGAGAGCCTAGGGGGCATTCGCTAAGGGCGACTTAACCGGGGGGAAGGGCCGGCAGCCCCTGGGGGATGCCGGGCACAATCCATGCACCCTGCTGTTGCATGGATCCCACAACCCGGCGCCAGCTTCATGTTCCGGCAGGGCTTTTGCCGCGCGCCCCGTGAAAATCCTCCCGGCCGACCCCATCTGCGAGTTTCGCGCGCTTGCGCGCCCCCACGATGAAATCAGGTGTCATGACCGAACAGACGCTCGCTGCGCCTATCGACGACCAGCAGGAACGCCAGCGCGGTTTTACGCGCTACCAGGCGCTCCTGATCGCACTGCTCGCGTTCACGCAGTTCACGATCATCCTCGATTTCATCATCATGTCGCCGCTCGGCGCCATCCTGATGCCGGCGCTCGACATCACGGCCGGGCAATTCGGCGTCGCGGTGTCGGCCTACGCGTTCAGCGCGGGACTGTCGGGGATCCTGGCCGCGGGCTTTGCCGATCGCTTCGACCGCAAGCGCCTGCTGCTGTTCTTCTATGTCGGCTTCACGCTCGGGACCCTGCTCTGTGCCGCCGCGCAGACCTACCACGTTCTGCTGCTCGGCAGGATCGTGACCGGATTGTTCGGCGGCGTGATCGGCTCGGTCGTGCTCGCCATCATCACCGACCTGTTTCCGCTGCACCTGCGCGGCCGCGTGATGGGCTTCGTCCAGACGGCGTTCGCCGCGAGCCAGGTGCTCGGCATTCCCGCCGGGCTGTTTCTCGCCAATCACTGGAACTGGCATGTCTGCTTCGTTGCGATCGTCGGCTTGTCGATCGTTGCGATCGCCGTCATCGCCTTCGCGATGGAGCCGGTCGACGCGCATCTGAAACTGAAGCAGGACAGAAACCCGTTCCGCCATCTGATCGCGACCATCGGACAACCGCGCTATACGCTGGCCTTCGCCGTCACGACATTGCTGGCGACGGGCGGGTACATGCTGATGCCGTTCTCCAGCGCCTTCACCGTGCATAATCTCGGGATCGACATCCTGCATCTGCCGACGATCTATCTCGTCTCCGGCCTGTTCAGCATCGTCACGGGACCGCTGGTCGGCAGGGCCAGCGACGCGTTCGGCAAGTACCCGACCTTCGTCTTCGGCAGCGTGGTGTCTGTCATCATGGTGCTGATCTACACCCATCTCGGCCACGTCTCGCTCGCGACCGCGATCCTCGTCAACGTGCTGATGTTCGTCGGCATCTTCTCGCGCATGATCCCGTCGCAGGCGCTGATGTCGGCGATCCCCGACCCCAGCCAGCGCGGCTCGTTCAGCGCGGTCAGCGCGTCGCTTCAGCAGCTCTCCGGTGGGCTCGGTTCGGTCCTCGCCGCCGCCATCATCGCACAACAACCGGATGGTTCGCTGCTCCATTTCGACCGGATCGGCTACGTCGTCGTCGCGTCGGCAATCGTCTCGCTGGTCGCGATGTACTTTGTGCAGAAGGCGGTGGCGGAGCGGACCGGGAGACGGGTGGTCTGAGGGCTCGACTTGAAAAAGCCCGCTATGCCCGCCCGCCGGCCAGCATTTCAAGCTGGTCGTGCAGCTGCGCAGGAAGATACGGCTTGGGGATGAACCTCGCCCCGAGCGGGATGTCATCCGCTGCCGGGGAGAGTTGGCCGGACGTAATGAGGAGCCGAACGGGCGGCCATCGGTCTCTAATCACCGCTGCCAGCCGAAGGCCATCCATCGAGCCGGGCATCTGAATGTCTGTGAAGACGACGGTGATCGCCGGTTCCGTCTCCAGCAGATTGACAGCCTCGTCTGCGTCGGCCGCCTCGAAGACATCGAAGCCCATATCCCGCACCATGTCAGCCGCGTTCACGCGGATGAGGAAGTCATCTTCCACGATGAGGATCACGTCCCTATGCTGGCTGAGATTGGACACTTATGCTCCGGCATAACCGAGCCTAAGGTTTGAACGGCTTCTTTGTTCCACCGAACGTCTTGCAAAGGATCGCGTTTGTTAGAGTAGGGCGTTAGGGTTCACCATGGTAATTGACATCAAGGCGGACGTGGATGCCGTCCAGCAGATTGGGGCAGTTCCCAAAGTTCTGGATTTGGCCGCACGCATAACGGGCATGGGCTTCGACGCCATAGCTCGCGTAACTTCATATCAATGGATTTGCTGCGCCGTTCGGGACAGCATCGACTTTGGCCTTGGGCCGGGCGGGGAACTCCGCGTCGAGACGACCATCTGCAACGAGATACGGCAGCACGGCAACACGGTGGTCATCAACGATGTGCAGACGGACGACGTCTTCTGCAATCATCCGACACCGGCCATGTATGGATTTCGCAGCTACATCTCAGCGCCCATCGTCCTGATCGACGGAACCGTTTGGGGAACGCTGTGCGCCATCGACCCCACGCCTCGACAACTTCGTACGCCGGAAATCCTCGACACGTTTCAGCTGTTGGCGGAACTGATCGCTGCGCAGCTCGAACTCAATCAACGTCTGGAGCGGAGCCAGGCCGATCTCGTCGACGAGCGAAAAACGGCAGAGCTTCGCGAGCAGTTCATCGGCGTATTGGGACACGATCTTCGCAATCCCCTCGCGGCCGTCGATGCAGGCATGCGCGTGCTGCTGAAGAACCTCGACACCGGGCGCGCGCCCGAAATCGCGCTTGGCGTTCAAAAGGCCGTCTATCGCATGGCCGGCATCGTCGAAAACGTTATGGACTTCGCGCGAGGCCGACTTGGCGGAGGCCTTACGATCAAGCAAGATGCGACGCTGCCGTTGACGCCGGTGCTGGAGCAAATCATTGCGGAGTTCAGGACGGCTTGGCCGACCGTGACGATCAGTTCATCGGTCCAGATCGAAGAGCCCATCAGCTGCGATCGGAGCAAGATGGGACAACTGTTCTCAAACCTGCTCGGGAATGCAATTACGCACGGTGACCAGGATAGACCGATCCACGTCGTAGCCAGAACCTTTGACGGAACGTTCGGGCTGACGGTTTCCAACGAAGGCCCGCCAATCTCCGAAAAGGCGCTGGCAAACCTCTTCAAGCCATACACGCGAGGCGACCGGCCCAGCCAGCAGGGCCTGGGACTCGGTCTCTACATTGCTTCGCAAATCGCCCAGGCCCATGGCGGCAAATTGAGTGCGATATCGACCGCACGCGAAACGACCTTCTCTTTCGAGATGCCGATCTAGGCGGGCCGGGAGCAGGATCGTCTGGAGCCAGGTTATTGCTTTACGCTGGCCGGGAAAATGAGCGACTGATCGTCGATCTCCTGATCCGCGAGCTGATGGACGCCCGCCATGGCGTGCAGTTCGACCAAGGACGGCATGGCCGCGGCGGATAGCTCTATCGAGCGAGGTTGCGTCCTGAAGATCAGGGCAGAAGCGGCGATCAGAGCTGCAACGACGAAACAAGCGATCAGCGACCGGCGCATATGGCGTCTCCCACGTCTATGTGGAGAACAGAAAGCCTAACAAACAATAATGACCGCTAAACGCGGGCGCTCGACTCAGCAAACGCCGTCGTCGCGGACTCCTGGACGAAATGATCAAGGATGCCGGCGGCACCGAGTGCGACAACAGCGGCAAACAGACAGGCAATAATGAAAACGCGCATCCTGTTGATCCCTACATCTATAATCTAGCACGCTCCCAAACGGATTTGTGCAGCGCCCGTACAAAACACCGTGTTCAACCCGGAAGTGCAAAGGCC includes the following:
- a CDS encoding response regulator encodes the protein MSNLSQHRDVILIVEDDFLIRVNAADMVRDMGFDVFEAADADEAVNLLETEPAITVVFTDIQMPGSMDGLRLAAVIRDRWPPVRLLITSGQLSPAADDIPLGARFIPKPYLPAQLHDQLEMLAGGRA
- the rpoN gene encoding RNA polymerase factor sigma-54, with the protein product MALTQRLEFRQSQSLVMTPQLMQAIKLLQLSNLDLTTFVEEELERNPLLERANDEPPAGEAPAETSQFSDSDGGHNDEPGGGPGEAFEPGQEEWMSKDLGTRAEIEQTLDTGLDNVFSEEPAEAAARNAQDAAPTTYTEWGGGASGDEDYNLEAFVAAEITLGDHLAEQLSVAFTGPAQRMIGQYLIDLVDEAGYLPPDLGQAAERLGASQADVEDVLAVLQKFDPPGVCARNLSECLAIQLRELDRYDPAMQALVEHLDLLAKRDIASLRKLCGVDDEDIADMIGEIRRLNPKPGMKFGSARLQTMVPDVYVRPGPDGGWHVELNSDTLPRVLVNQTYYSQLSKKIGKDGDKSYFTDALQNATWLVRALDQRARTILKVATEIVRQQDGFFTHGVAHLRPLNLKAVADAIQMHESTVSRVTANKYMATNRGTFELKYFFTASIASADGGEAHSAEAVRHHIKQLIDSEAPSAILSDDTIVERLRASGIDIARRTVAKYREAMRIPSSVQRRRDKQSALGNVLSTAMPDRSRNTEPA
- a CDS encoding ribonuclease D, with the protein product MTVRLHRGDLPDLSRYTGAVAIDTETMGLNPHRDRLCVVQLSPGDGSADVVQIPKGYTDAPNLKALLANPGITKIFHFARFDVAVLYETFGVMTGPIYCTKIASRLTRTYTDRHGLKDLVREVLNVDLSKQQQSSDWGSDSLTEPQLAYAASDVLHLHALRERLDAMLVREGRTALAKACFDFLPTRALLDLQGWAEEDIFAHS
- a CDS encoding MFS transporter — encoded protein: MTEQTLAAPIDDQQERQRGFTRYQALLIALLAFTQFTIILDFIIMSPLGAILMPALDITAGQFGVAVSAYAFSAGLSGILAAGFADRFDRKRLLLFFYVGFTLGTLLCAAAQTYHVLLLGRIVTGLFGGVIGSVVLAIITDLFPLHLRGRVMGFVQTAFAASQVLGIPAGLFLANHWNWHVCFVAIVGLSIVAIAVIAFAMEPVDAHLKLKQDRNPFRHLIATIGQPRYTLAFAVTTLLATGGYMLMPFSSAFTVHNLGIDILHLPTIYLVSGLFSIVTGPLVGRASDAFGKYPTFVFGSVVSVIMVLIYTHLGHVSLATAILVNVLMFVGIFSRMIPSQALMSAIPDPSQRGSFSAVSASLQQLSGGLGSVLAAAIIAQQPDGSLLHFDRIGYVVVASAIVSLVAMYFVQKAVAERTGRRVV
- the lptB gene encoding LPS export ABC transporter ATP-binding protein — translated: MVDLFSMFRRRPAKRGRPGFARQDITALGDSVGGLVPSPVRDASPIARDQMRAPDHFQADYQADYQTEPPRAQAVHPVRAASRPNGAGGPQLLKRPGFLAVHSVEKSFGSRQVVRGVSIYVRRGEAVGLLGPNGAGKTTVFYMITGLIKPDRGAIELDGHDVTKLPMYQRARLGIGYLPQEASIFRGLTVEQNIRAVLEVVEPSRKKREQQLDSLLDEFNITRLRKSPSIALSGGERRRVEIARALATRPNYMLLDEPFAGIDPIAVGDIQDLVRHLTNRGIGVLITDHNVRETLGLTDRAYIVYAGEILTEGSPDEIVADPDVRRLYLGEEFRL
- a CDS encoding GAF domain-containing sensor histidine kinase, which produces MVIDIKADVDAVQQIGAVPKVLDLAARITGMGFDAIARVTSYQWICCAVRDSIDFGLGPGGELRVETTICNEIRQHGNTVVINDVQTDDVFCNHPTPAMYGFRSYISAPIVLIDGTVWGTLCAIDPTPRQLRTPEILDTFQLLAELIAAQLELNQRLERSQADLVDERKTAELREQFIGVLGHDLRNPLAAVDAGMRVLLKNLDTGRAPEIALGVQKAVYRMAGIVENVMDFARGRLGGGLTIKQDATLPLTPVLEQIIAEFRTAWPTVTISSSVQIEEPISCDRSKMGQLFSNLLGNAITHGDQDRPIHVVARTFDGTFGLTVSNEGPPISEKALANLFKPYTRGDRPSQQGLGLGLYIASQIAQAHGGKLSAISTARETTFSFEMPI
- a CDS encoding UbiA family prenyltransferase; the protein is MEQPAWHYDSGVPTPSVTLAAARTLVIDLEGALLRSELLLEALFSSPGRMLARFGAGGRPGMAALTDILAQAELDYAHLPYDADVLNQALAARARGEAIYLVAGRFAHHAAGIAAHLGFDGVVAPADLVAADRLPFDRASMERIETRGSSRASLKTWAQALRVYQYAKNTLVFVPAITAHQMNLATLGYALLAFLAFSACASGAYLMNDLLDLSADRQHPTKRHRALAAGRLPMSSALLAIPALWLLAIAASLCISPLFLGVLGGYLATTIAYSLALKRKMLVDVVTLAGLYTLRIIAGAVGVGVVLSEWLLIFSLFVFTSLALIKRFSELSMRESAGLADPSNRDYRITDLHIIGAMAAASAMNAVTVFSLYVSSSAVTPLYSRPWMLWLLNPLLLYWFGRALMMAHRREMPDDPILYTFRDGASRTTVAAMICIMLAAI
- the lptC gene encoding LPS export ABC transporter periplasmic protein LptC, which produces MNSAQNPTYDAALAAKFASAARHSRLVRILRIAVPVTVAASMAAIVAVSTFLNPFQIPVKLDSGNLVVTGTKITMETPHMSGFTPDQRPYELWAKTATQDITDPDHVDLNDLRAKVLMEDKSTLLLDARTGRFDNKQQQLDLHKDIFLRTSSGYEARLNSAFVDMGKGTVSSDEHVDVKLTNGTLTADRLRITEGGDVIRFEGNVVMHLDKLDDPAAAQPAPAEQPAPPVKTRTPQNKSANSK
- a CDS encoding LptA/OstA family protein; this translates as MVRFFSRNEDKRCAILGAAALAATVALVATGAAVAQSTMQGVPNAMQGFSQNRDQPIQIEAASLEMRDKKKEATFSGNVKVIQGDTTMTSKTLVVFYDSGGGDKPAAPQPAAKGTKGAPMQSAQPGPGGSSSIKRLEARGNVVVTQKDQVVTGETAVFDTKTNLITMLGGVVLTQCRNVLRGDRLAVDMTTGVSRVESDSGRVQALLPQGGSNDCGSGSPGKPAPAPPLQLPGAGKQK